A window of Theropithecus gelada isolate Dixy chromosome 14, Tgel_1.0, whole genome shotgun sequence contains these coding sequences:
- the LOC112605972 gene encoding LOW QUALITY PROTEIN: uncharacterized protein LOC112605972 (The sequence of the model RefSeq protein was modified relative to this genomic sequence to represent the inferred CDS: inserted 1 base in 1 codon; deleted 3 bases in 3 codons; substituted 1 base at 1 genomic stop codon), with translation MLAKDLAKGAPRGRSRGAERVRRGQGEGRGRYAVGARSGTRGATPEACGQGAVEARSRSAPPVWPGRPVSWPTPPWALRLPSGSLRASEGRGETPRPVPSAVGITISSILTRDLESAGVPSPGSCSLWKAAGAGVPNGSNELLGDSLSLVNXEPTLTVRPNPTANSRAALGGNGLPVPGTGSGRGGHPCGGSARSAELLCLGGRGHWATCSRAELPGFLTARLAGNNAVPCHSEVRKLWLLSARGGSGGGGHRCPGSPWTLWRVGWGRGDFCLDHTLVTHSWHTGVPCPQVVLCSRGEGTTSNPLTEALCLSQGAPNTLVFLTACPNCSSEPGAPFPAPTVPPWTPLPYFLSNPTALSFMQAVGGNGGEHRLWSQMAWVQILALPCSDCVTLGQFLYFXASVFSSVKLKEWWHLSHRAAVGVIAGTLPQAQ, from the exons ATGCTAGCGAAAGACCTGGCAAAGGGGGCGCCAAGGGGGCGCAGTCGGGGCGCTGAGCGGGTGAggaggggacagggagagggACGCGGAAGGTACGCGGTCGGGGCGCGGAGTGGGACACGGGGAGCTACCCCAGAGGCGTGTGGACAAGGCGCGGTCGAGGCGCGGAGCCGGAGCGCGCCCCCCGTGTGGCCAGGCCG GCCTGTTTCATGGCCAACGCCCCCATGGGCTTTACGTCTGCCCTCGGGCTCCCTGCGGGCGTCAGAGGGCCGTGGTGAAACTCCCCGTCCG GTGCCCTCTGCGGTGGGCATTACTATTTCCAGCATCCTCACGAGGGATCTGGAATCCGCGGGGGTCCCCTCTCCAGGATCGTGCAGCCTGTGGAAGGCAGCAGGGGCCGGGGTGCCGAATGGATCGAATGAGCTTCTC GGGGATTCCCTGAGCTTGGTGAACTAAGAACCCACCCTGACGGTCAGGCCTAACCCCACTGCCAATAGCAGAGCAGCACTAGGCGGAAATGGGCTGCCTGTGCCTGGCACCGGGAGCGGCAGAGGCGGCCACCCCTGTGGAGGTAGCGCCCGCAGTGCCGAGCTCCTGTGCCTGGGAGGACGCGGGCACTGGGCGACCTGCAGTCGGGCAGAGCTCCCTGGCTTTCTCACAGCGCGGCTCGCAGGAAACAACGCTGTCCCATGCCACAGTGAAGTAAGGAAG CTATGGCTGCTCTCAGCCAGAGGCGGGTCTGGGGGA GGGGGCCACAGATGCCCCGGGAGCCCCTGGACCCTCTGGAGGGtcgggtgggggaggggagatttCTGTCTTGACCACACACTTGTAACCCATTCTTGGCACACTGGGGTACCTTGCCCGCAGGTAGTGCTCTGTTCTCGGGGAGAGGGCACAACCTCTAACCCTCTGACCGAGGCTCTCTGCCTCTCACAAGGAGCCCCCAACACACTGGTTTTCCTCACAGCCTGCCCCAACTGCTCATCGGAACCTGGAGCCCCCTTCCCTGCCCCAACTGTCCCTCCGTGGACCCCATTACCCTACTTTCTGTCGAACCCAACTGCCCTATCCTTTATGCAGGCTGTTGGGGGCAATGGTGGTGAGCATAGGCTATGGAGTCAgatggcctgggttcaaatcctggctctgccatgttctgactgtgtgaccttgggccagtttctttact ctgcctcagttttctcatctgtaaaattgaagGAA